Proteins from one Pseudomonadota bacterium genomic window:
- a CDS encoding RNA methyltransferase: MTVKFPNTRTPMAPAPPMRGFFAIGAEGISKAFNLGNMLRSAHAFGASFVFTIGAEPSLYEIRSTDTSDAPGHLPLYHHNTIDDLSLPVGCALVGVELLDDAVELPRFRHPLRAAYILGPENGSLSPEVQARCDHTIIIPTRFCLNVGIAGALVMYDRLLALGPYRETARTLP, encoded by the coding sequence GTGACCGTAAAGTTTCCCAATACGCGAACCCCCATGGCCCCTGCCCCGCCCATGCGCGGATTTTTCGCTATCGGGGCCGAGGGGATCAGCAAGGCCTTCAACCTGGGGAATATGCTGCGCTCGGCCCACGCCTTCGGGGCCAGCTTTGTCTTCACTATCGGGGCTGAACCGTCATTGTACGAGATACGCTCGACCGATACGTCGGACGCGCCCGGCCACCTGCCCCTGTATCACCACAACACCATCGACGATCTGTCCCTGCCGGTGGGCTGCGCCCTGGTGGGGGTTGAGCTTCTGGACGATGCGGTGGAACTCCCCCGCTTTCGCCACCCCCTGCGGGCCGCCTATATCCTGGGGCCGGAAAACGGCTCCCTGTCGCCGGAAGTCCAGGCGCGGTGCGACCACACCATCATCATCCCCACCCGCTTTTGCCTCAACGTGGGCATTGCAGGCGCACTGGTCATGTACGACCGCCTGCTGGCCCTGGGACCGTACCGGGAAACAGCCCGGACGCTACCGTAA